Within the Miscanthus floridulus cultivar M001 chromosome 17, ASM1932011v1, whole genome shotgun sequence genome, the region CACACCACTGTAATCATAGTCTTGTATTTCATCAGTGGAGTCCAACAGATCATTCAGAGTTCTGAATCTGAGAGGCCCTCCAAAGGTTTCTTCAAAGTTCTGACTTGGTGGTGTTGCAAAAACAATAGCTTGATCAGAATTTGAACCTGGAGTAATAGGAGAGTTAGGTGCTTGAAAGTTATTAGCAACACCCTCCTGAACTGCAGACTGTCCACTCCCTGCTCCTGCATTTGGACTGACAGCATTGTCTGCATTTTCTGCTATTGTCGGATTTTGGTCAGTTTCATCATAGTGGACTATGAAGCTGTCTGTCACCTGCTGATCTGTGCTGCACCCAGTATTATCCCAGTTCCATGGTACATTCTCTTCAAATATTACATCCCTGCTCACCACCAACCTGTTGGTAGAGGGATCATATAATCTGTACCCTTTAGTGCCTGACTCATAACCAATGAAAACCATCTTTTTAGATCTGTCAGACAATTTGTGCAAACCAGGACCAACCAATTTTACATGTGCCACACAACCAAAAACTTTCAGGTGATTGACTTTGGGCTTCTTACCATGCCAAGCTTCAAAAGGAGTCACATTATTCAGGGCCTTAGTAGGTGACCTGTTCAACAAATAGACTGCAGTTCTCACTGCTTCCCCCCAGAAAACTGATGGGACACTCATTGCTTTTAACAGACACCTTGCCATCTCTACAACTGATTGATTCCTTCTCTCTACCACTCCATTTTGCTGTGGAGTATATGGGGTGGTAGTGTAGTGTTTAATGCCTCCTTGACTGCAGTAAACTGTGAACAGATTGGAGTTGAACTCTCCCCCCCTATCTGTTCTCAGTGCCTTGAGTTTGCCACCAGACTCATTTTCAGCTCTAGCCATAATTCTCTTGAAACTATCTAGTGCTTGATCTTTAGTCTTGAGCATATCAACCCACATATACCTAGAGTGATCATCTACTAGTAGTAGAAAATAAGAAGCACCCCCTATACTGCTAGGTGTGATTTGCCCACAGAGATCTGCATGAACTAACTCAAGACCATGATCTGCTCTGAAACTTGACATTTGTGGGAATGGTTTTCTATGTTGTTTACCCAGGACACATCCATCACAAACCTTTTCTACCCTTCTGACATTTGGCAACCCATCTACCATTGACTTAGCACTTAGGTCATTCAGTGATCTGAAATTAATGTGCCCATATCTAGCATGCCAATGCCAAGACTCATCTTCTGATTGTGTAAGCAAGCATACTGGTGGTGCCAACCCAAATTTTGCTAGGTACAATCTGTTGCCAACTCTAGGTGCAGAAATTAATAGTGTTCTTTCCTGATCATAAACACACAATCTCCCATTTTCTCCCACATATTTAAAGCCTTTCTCTTCTAACTGACCCAAACTCACTATGTTACTCCTCAATTCAGGTATGTAGTAAACATCAGTAAGTACTTTATGACCTTGACTGCGATCTTGTATCACTACTGAGCCCATACCTTGGATCTTAACACTGGAGCCGTCACCGAAACGCACTGTCCCACGGACTGTCTCGTTGAGCTGTGACAGTGTCGACCTTGCGccggtcatgtggttgctggcgccggtGTCCAGCACCCACACGTCGTCAGGTACATTCACCGGCACCACTTTCTCCGTCAGGTGGATGATCTGGTGCTGCCCGTGCACGACATCGCACGTTGCCAGCATCAGTGCGCCGCCTGGCATGTCAGCGCCGCCGACCGCCACGTTCGCCTCCGGTGCACGTccttccttctttctctccttCTTTGGGCGCTTGCAGTCCTCCGCCCAGTGGCCGTAGATGCCACAGTTGCGGCATCGCCCCTTCCTCCTCGGCGTGCCCTCGGAGGTCAATTTGACTGGGCCTGAGGCACCGCCGTCAGAGCGCGCCACCGCCTTGCCCTTTGACGAACTGCCACCAGCGCCGCCACCACTTCCACCCGGCTTGGCCCCGGGATGGAAACGATGCTTGTGCTTCTCAAGCCAGTCCTCCTCGGCGAGCAGGAGCCGTCCCGTCTTGTCGACGATTTGATCGACTTTGTCGTCGAACCGATCTTCCGCCGCTCGCAGACGCCCCACCAACTCATCCACCGTCAGCGTCTTGAGGTCACAAAACATCTCGATGGAGACGACCACTTGCGTGAACCTGGCAGGAACGACGCGCAAGAACTTCTTCACAACGCGCACATCCTCCACGGTTTCACCAAGGGTTTTGAGATTTCCGGCGAGGTTTGTGATCCTCATGCCGAAATCCTCAATCGACTCCCCATCTTTGAACGTGATGTTCTCAAATTCCCTCAGGAGCCTCTGAGCATTGACTTTCTTTACACGATCGGCACCCAAACGCATCACCTTCaccgcctcccacgcctccttcacGGTCTTGTGCCTCCCAAGTGACTGCCACATCTCCTTTGGCACCGAGCGCAGTAGCGCGCTCATGGCCTGACGATCCTGCGAGCGCTTCGGGTTGGTACCTGGGTCGATCACCTCCCAGATCTCCAAGGCCTCGAAATTGCACTGCATTAGCATCGCCCACTCGGAGTAGTTGTCGCGGGACAGCATTGGCCACATGAGAGTGCTCTCCTTGACGCTGGGAACACCGTGCACACTCGTCTGTTCGTCTCCCATCTTGATCACCGGTGACTGGCGAGGAACAACGCGAACTTTCTTCGGTGGCAACGATGGTGGGCTCACGGAGCCGCTATAGAACATAAACTTGGCTCTGGTACCAGAATGTTAGAACCGATCTACGGCGAGGAGCTCGGCACGACGCGGCACCGGCCGGTGGTGACCGCGGCGACCCCTAACAATGGCGAGAGCACGAGTTCACGCGAGAGAGAGACAAAGTGTTTTCACTGCGAATGGCGCCAGCTTGATCTGGATGCATTCCTTGTTACTTAACCGGGCTGTGATCCGAGAGTCCCGCCACGACTCGATGCTGCACGGTGCGCCGTCATTTGCGGCGCCCGTGCGACATGCACGGCTATCCAGCCATGGCGGAGACCCAGCCCAACCTGAACGCGGTCAAGACGCAAACGTGCAGTCTCCGTTCCGCCCTGATTCTACGCGATTACAAAAGATGTTCAAACTGAAAATGAACTACCTAATGCACCTAAACATGACTGACACGATTACAGTTGGTTCAACAGTAGCATGGCCCCTAGATAACGTTGAGGCCGAGGGAGGTGGCGTCGAAGAAGATGCGGTTGTGGTTGCAGTACCGATCCGTGGGGTCGACGCCGTCGAAGCGCTGTGGGAACTGGATGAAGGCGGTGTCGTCGCCGTGGCGGCGGTCGAGCATGAAGCACAAGGCAGCACGGAACGCACCTGAGTTGTTGATGTAGTGGTCACGGTCGAAGTTGATGATGAAGGGCGCGTTGGAGAGCAGCACCGAGACGTGCAGCTGCACATTCATGGCGCCCGCCTTCTTCTGGTGGTCGTACCCCGGGCGCTTTTCCCGCGCGATGTACACCAGCATCGGAAGGCACACATCGACGACGCTAAAGGCGAGGGGGCTGGAGGAGCTCGCCAGCGTGCCAAGCTGAGGCTCATCGCCAGGATGGTTCAAAATAACCTGTGCCAGCTCAccctcgacaacgacgacgacagcaGCAGTGACagcaaggaggccatcactaggaGCTACTAGCTCGTGTTCCTTAGCCTGGCGCACAACGCCCTTGATGGGCCCATCTCGAAGTCACTCACCATGCTCACCAAGCTGCAGCAGCTCGACCTCACCGGCAACATCCTCAACAGCACCATCCCGGCGTAGCTCGCCGCGCTGTCTGGCGCTCGACCTCTCCTGGAACACAACAGCACCATTCGTTTCTCAATCCTAAAGGAAGTAATCAATACTACCGCAAAAATACACGAAAACATCAATCTTTGTCCCCACTTAACTCTGAATCcctttagttttggcacaagagatagtaacaaatgttgtagagctacgcgagatctccaactttgcttaaagtgctAAAGTCTAATTCGGCCTGGTTGAAGAGATACAAGCTTCCAAAGTGGGTGGCGCAGCGCCGTCCACCGGCTTCTGCTCGCGCGGCCGCGGCGCTGCGGTTGGCCTGCatggccacggcatcatgccacgtcagcacgagaagccaacgtggagaggtatggacctagtgttgacaccattttttgcacgtgtcaaaatgatcagagtgggctaatcggcaggaggaaagttactgtatacgctgacagccgatgaaaatcagcttgtaaagatggttgccgatgaatggtggtgatcgatggaaaggttgatttagactcgggcgttgccgataaggttggagatgttattgtcgatgccgatgaaggaaggcttgaagactactgtcgatgaaacaggaagtatgccgatggaaaggaggtcggtgagaattccatcgtaattgaggcggacagggaaatagataggagttgattttcttttctatatttgttagagtatgattcatgtaagagtcacgtgtttccttagatatggacttggtgtcctagtcgtatttggttgtgtctctttagatcatggtataaatatagattgaggggcaatgtaatagataatcaatcaatatcaaaaccaatttttactcctatttgcatctacttacttttcggcgacttcgtcaatttgcatatttttcctttttacgagttctcattgattcggcgagttgcatagcttcagtgcgaccttcggcgattctcgagttccacgtgagtacctcttggccgtgacttccgggcgtattgCTGTTGTcaagaccaaagtgctcgtatcttcatccttgtcgattaacaggtcaaatcgactggcacgctttggatatcgatttgggtattagccctttgtgtttgcagatccacttttgcatcaacacctaGGTGATAcggcatacaaagtttatggacccaaaaaagcactttgaaagttgatggacctaaccgaaatctcctcacaagttaatggacctccggtgcatttaactcttaatAAATTAAATCATCACTAGACGAGCGCAGCGGCCACAACAAGGCCGGCGTCGGCGTAGTAGACTCTCTAGGCAGCGGGGCAAGGTGTGTCGCTCTCATCGGATATCGGCCCGGTGACAGCGGCCGTCCCCTCGTGAATCCCAAGTCAGCCCCAGCTGTTCCCTCCTCCGTCTTCACTAGTGCCTCCTCCGCCGGTCCCTCCTTCTCCACCTTCTTCACCGGTGCCTGTACCGCCACCGTGCCTCCCCTTCTCCACCTTCTGGATCAACTCAGCGAaggaacggaggcgagaagggtttgaaactccaccggcggagtgttcgcccgtagagtgcggacagtccgatggtgccaccgacgccctatatagaaaagatagggtttcatagagtggaccggatgctggtcacgtggtgaccggatgctggggtcctacatccagtcagtggcggcagagagcgtgcaggcgtcggtcttcgaccggacgctggcagggtgcgtccggtcaggctgacgtacagtGACGTAGGcgacacagaaaagttggagaaggaccggacgctgatgctacGTCCAATCGtgaccgaccagacgcgtccggtcgtgactggtaccttacgggaaacgaccggatgctggggttgctgcgtccgatcagtttgtgcagctgcgtccggtcatcacttgaccgttaagATCAAGTGACTGAAGTTGAATAGAGGCGACACGTGGCGAGAAttcgttgatcggacgctgaggtcctgcgtccggtcaatacgaccggagcgtccggtcgtcccgagttttgcccagtgaaagggtaatggctagtttagcccgtagggctataaatagaaggtggcctcggccatggctggtgcttaGCACCTCGAGgaaggtgaatagtcctttccaaaattaatcgtgttggctaaccgaaacaagtgcggaattaaagctatcggtctagccaagactacgtccctctatttatgttctctagcaccttccaaaaatactaattaagcaacaaaggtgccgggctagctagagctcacctaaccaattctagaaacaaggtcacacaaacctatgccactagtactttaagcaaaaagggagctcctacacatgctagtaagcaaaagcacaaagccatctaagctcactagcaatgctcatttacaaggcaactaatgtcaaattagagagcgcagatacttagctacataaattaagcaatgtgactaacaaggttacacaaaccaaattagccacgcaaggaagccacttctatgctacacaagcaagaaggtaactagtgagctacacaagcttaactaaatacaagagcaactacacaagcacaatgtatatgaaagtgattataagcttgtgtaacgaggatgcaaaccaataggaagaacaaggttgacacggtaatttttctctcgaggttcacgtgcttgtcaacacgctagcccccattgtgtcgatcgctcacttggtggttcaacggctaattggcatcacctgccaagcccgcacgtcgggcaccgcaagaacctaccccgaaagtgagggtagctcaatgacacgctcaactagagttgctcttcacggctcctgcggggcgagcacaatgcccctcacaaagctcttctccggagcaccgtacaagcttcttgcggacttcgacggagaccaccatcaagccatttaggaggtggcaacctccaagagtaacaagcaccaccggcttgcaactcgatcacctagtgccactcaatgcaacctcacgatgcaatcgcactagaatcgctctctcgcataatcgaatgatcactatcaagcatatgtgataTGTCAGTCTGATCCATGCTAATCTTATCATTCATTTTCTTTTTCCTCAAGCATGTCAGGTGGTATGACTACTTGTAACTTGTGGTATGTCAGGCTATCTCATACAGTGCTATATCAAGCAAGTACATttattttatcatatttatcATCAAAAGGCTCCTAGTGCAACTCTTTCAGTTTACAATGATGCACTGAACCTGAGAAAGAAAAGGTTAGCATTGAGCAGGGACATTGGAGTTAAGCAATGCAAACATGTGGAGCTAGCTGAACAAAAATCCATGTGTCAATGCTTAATGGTACTCTGTATACTCTTAAATTTTGTGATATTTCCTTCAGTTCCAAGATACAACAATGTTTATATTGTGACATCTCCACGCCGCAACTGAGATGGCTGGAGGCGGGCCGGCGCTGCTAAggggccgcgccgcgccgcgccacgGCGGCGTTGCAGGGGTGCGGCACAGCGGCGCCCTGCGGGGCCGCGCCGCGCGGCCGGCGGAGGGAGCAAGAGGGCGGCGCTCCGACGGGGGTGGCGTCGCAGCTAGTGGAGGCCGCAGGAGCACTGGAGGCCGTGCCGTGCTGTGCTCGCCGCCGTCTGCCGAGAGCCCGAGAGATAGAGAGGAAACAAACTTGTGGACAGGAAGAAGACGGGTAGGTGAGGCGAAAGGATAGGGTTCacgaagggcctgtttggtttgcgTACTAGTAGAGCCTGGCTCGTATCTGAGAGCCTGGCTCAGATGGGATAGGCTGAGTGCATGCGACCTTGTCATGTTTGATTGACTGCGTCGACTTAGCCTGGCTGAGAAGAGATGCTGTTTGGTTGCTTGTATGAAGATATATTGCATGAGATAAAAATATTACAAGGTtatgaatatgatttttttttattttatgcaAATACACTCCTAAAGTACTTATTTTATCTAACTATGTCTTAAACATCTTTAAAATACATTAATATCACTTGATATTCACTAATCATACACTAACAGTGTCATTAGGTGTGAAAGCAGCAGCATCCAGCGAGCCAGGCCCGGCAGGAACGGCCGATTTGCTCGTTCCTGCAGAGCCTGGCCGCGGGGTGCCTCGTGCACGCGCAGAGCCTGGTTCAACCAGGTGAGTAGGCAACCAAACGGCCGGTCTCAACTTGCAGATGGGCTCGTTCGCAGCCGGCCGCTAACCCGCCTCGCTTGCCGCAAAGTTTATTAGCGGGCTTGCGGCTTGCCACAAAGATGCGGATCTTGCGGACAAGTGTTCCGCGGATACAACAAACTTGTATGCAAAACCCGCAATACCCGCAAGACGTACAGTACAGTATCTATGTATGGTGTACAAAAATAGTCAgatttgctgaaatacaaaaacAGTACATATCGAACGAGAATATTGTACATATCAAACGCGATTGGCTTGCCTGCGCAAAACCCGCAAGACCCGCATAGGCTCCAGATATGTACCCGCAAGAAATACAAAAACAGTTCCTGTGGTTTACACAGTTAGATTTGCCGAGGCGTCGCAGCAGGCTTACACTACATGAGAGAAGCAGCAAGCTTACACTACATGAGATGAGATGACAGCCCTGCCTGAACCTGAATGGCTGAATGCATGGGGGACGTCTACGAAACTATAGCTTCACTATGATTTCTCTTCGTATGACTGAGACCCGTTGATGGCGTCAGCAAAATATTCAACTGCAAAAAAGAATTGACAGGCACACCGATGATTCAGCAGGATTGCTGCACTTAGGGTCGAATGATATACATACATCGGATGAGAATCACAGTTACCTATATCATCTTGGTCTAGGGAATCAAGCAAAATGTCCGAATCTGAAGATATGTAGGGCATGAGATTATCTTGTATGACATGTTGACTGATAAAACTTACTCATCAGCTGAGAGTGATGAAGCAGATGTTGACTCAATATTGTCTCGACTTGGTGCTTCAACGTTAGCACTACCACTTTCTTGAGCATTCTCATTTGGAGAATATTTTGCCTTGTTAGATAACACCTGAGTAATCAAGGACAATAATAttagaatttttttttctcacTAGATGGACCAAAAAGATAAAATCATATAAGCAGTGCATAAATTTTTCATTACCACTTCATGCATGGCCTGAGCAGCTCTTATCTCTTGCCAGTATTCATCTGGTGACTTCAAGAGAATTGAAGACTGCCCTTCCTTCTTCCTATTAAACGATCCCATCCGAGCTCTACTTCCAGCCTCGTCAATCAGATCAATAGCCTTATCAGGAAGTTGTCTGTCAAGAATGTATCTTGCTGACAAATAAACTGCTGCATTGATGGCTTCCAATGTGAATTTGCATTTATGGTAAGTTTCATATTTCTCACGAAGACCCAGTAATATCTTCACAGCATCTTCCTGCAGTTAGTTTCAAAAATAGCTGAGAGAGAAATTTACATGTTAAACTACCTCACTTTCATAAGACAACCACAGTACCTGACTAGGCTCATCTACTAATACTGGCTGGAAGCGGCGGGCCAAAGCCTTATCCTTCTCAAAATGCATCCGGTGTTCATCTAGAGTTGTAGCTGCAATGCACTAAAAATTGTCAAATATGGCCTACACTTTCAACCCACCCAGCTAACGCTGGCCAAGGGCCAGGGGgggtgaggggggggggggggtattactgttttttttttctctattaGGTAGCATCAAAAAATTGGAATAAACAAACAACCCCAATCATGTCAGGTTCTCTACTATAAAATACTAGAAGATCTCAATTGACTTGCATGCCTAAGTATCTAATCCTTGAGATTTATTGCAAGTTTCCAACGAAGAAAAATGATAAAGGAACATGCAATGTGTGAGTAGATGTAAGAAAAAAGGTTCTGGGAAATGCCATGTCCTGGATGATGAAGGGTGCAGTGGTGGTTTCAGATGCCATGGAGGCATCAGCCAAAGCAAAAACACCCTTACATTACATGCACTAGTTCCTTCATTTGAGGTTGAGGAAGAAGGGGAATACAAGCATATGGGGTGCAACCATCACACATCAGTAGTACACAGCGAGTTAAATGTTGCCCACCTTAGCTGACAGATAGCTCTGCCTGTGCCAGCTACATACTAAAGATGGCATTTTTCTGAGTAACTTAATGGTTTTGTTTTTCTTATAGGGCAATATCCTGTATCGATTCCCATCGCTGCAACGTACTGCTTCATCAAAAAGTGGTAGGAGCAGGGAATATGTGGGTACCAAATGGTCAGCAATGTTCAGTGGAATTGAAAAGTACTTAGAGGAGAAACCGTGGAAATTCAGGTCAGTATATATCATTGTCATCCTTAGTGAAGTTGAACTAACCCAGGCTGCAATTTTACCAAATAAAGAAGTGTGAAACTCCCATGATATTTTTTTTAGATTTGTAATACAATTAGTGTATGTGGATTTTAAATATTATATTGTAAATACGTTACATCAGGAGCGTAATGCATGAGGATCTAGAGATTAGGCGTTGTTATATAGGTTGATTCATTAAGTGGTATTTTTTCATCCGCTCTAAATTTGCTATTTTAATCTATTCTATGCCCTTCCATACACCTACCTGATGATTTTGCAGTAAAGCGAATGCATCAGAGAAGGCAATGGTTGCTGGTTTGGGAGGACTCAATCTCTTTGGTGTCATCATTCTTGGAAACTTGTTGAAGTAAGAATTATAATAATTCTGGCCCCACATATCATTGATATGTAATGCTAACAATatgtattaaaatttatcatGAAGGCAAATGACAGTGACACCTAGTGGACTAATCTCATTTGCGGCACAGTTATATCCTTTGCTTCAGGTATGGCTGGGCTTGATATGCCGGTTTAGTACATATCGTGGTCATTACTCTAGTCACTCCATTTATGCATATTTGGCCTGACAGAAATCACTAGCCCTTCTCTTTTTAAGGGAGTTTCCAAATGTTGTGAATGTTGCAAAATTGATGATTATTGAATTACCTATAAATTAATGATATGTACTGATACAATGTGATCATTTCTAGATATACGCTGGCTCCTTTTTTGCAATACCTTTATTTAGATGGTTTCTGCTACGCAAGACCAACAATAACATTAGAAAGAGGAATAAGGCCAGAGAACAGCGAGCTCAGGAACTCGTGTCACCAGATTCTTCTCTAAGAAGAAAGGTAATAACAATTGAAGTTCCACAACTCTATGTAATTATTTTTCCATTACCCATGTGTGGATCTGTTTGGAGAAAATCAGGATGGATTTGTAGCATTCACAGAAACCTTATAGACTAGACTTATTGCCGCATGGTAATGGTAACTAAAGAAATGGATGGATTGCCGCGATCGAGGATGCAGTACCTCTTGGCGCGCTTGGGATCGATGGCCGCGAGCTCGgccagctgctcgggagtcatgGCCTTCTTGGCCTCCATGACCTCGGCCAGCGACGCCGCGGCATCcttccccgcgccgccgccgatgcCGGGCGAGAAGAAGAGGCCCGAGCCGTCGACGGAGCTGCTGTGGCGGTGCTTGGGGCGCTGCGGAGACGAGGTCTCGGCGGCGCCGTCGCGGTCGCGGTTGGAGGGCCCGAAGGACGAGATCTTCTCGATGTCCATGAAGGTGGAGAAGAGGTCGTCCTCGGAGCCGATCTCGTCGAAGGCGTTGCCGTcagggccgccgccgctgccgccgaggCCCAGGTCGTTCGGGAGGCGGAAGGCAACCTCAGATCTGGCCCAGCGGTGGCGGTGGCCCGGCGATGGAAGGGAGAGCAGAAGAGGGCGTCGCGGGTCTCGCGGGTTGCTGCGAGCCTTCTCACTCGCCCAACGGGCTCGGAGGTCTGGAAGTCTTCGGCCCACAAAAAAATTGCAGCTGGTCCACAACAGCCACGAAGCTCAGTTTTGCGGGACGGACGAGCGGGTTACGTTAGGCCGGTCCCTGCATCCCGCCAGCCTGGTTCAGGTGATGcagggaaccaaacaggcccgaaATGTTTTACCTCGCGCGCCCGTCGCCTTCCATTCGCGCGCTTCTTTTTGCCATCCCTCGCTTACACGTGGGCCATGCTGAGGTTTGGAGCGCgcaagtttggttttggttggGCGCCTGCCGTGTTTCTGACGGTGCAGACTCCTTTCTGCCTCGGTTCAGTGTAAACGTCAGGAAAGAGAGAGCGCTCGTGACGGGAGGTTCCTAGCCGACGGGACTGGTCCTTGCCGCGGGGAAAGAAATGATCTGGGGTACTGCCACGTCACGGAagaccggggtcgtcgtcgacacattggcgcgtgggtccgagacgtcggcgtcgtgtcagccgacgcAAAGTGCCTAACATCGGCGCGGTCGGACTGagcgccgagctctggccccatccggagcgcggcccaggcggcccaacaaagcacggtggcccagCAGCTCGGTGTTGGGTCACTTAACaccgagcctccagacctcggcgtgacccgactcaacgccgaggtctggaccctttaggccgcgccgaggccccttcttcttccttccttcattctgaaaccgccggcctccctctctttctcttctcccccacgccgccaccaaaccctaacccccaaaatcgacccccgatgccacgatctcggctcccgaagcttcctcgaggtaatggtccctcccctcctccattctatccacgtagatgtgcttacattgtccctaatcatgtggaatcatggttgtttggtgatttggtatatttgtgtttgcatttgcaaaatgtatggcaaaggatgattgagtgcattgttgtttaactgttttatgtgatgaacatgttaggttagtttggtttctagttattttggtcattagggttatttgtttattgtaggtgtcattagggttagttatttgttggtcattagggttactatgtattttatttatttgttggtcattacatttcaatttgttatgactagaaatgattatgttgttggggttgaaaaacgatgaaatgatatattttagtttctacttattggattgaaatatattcatatgttacactacttgttgtgtgatggctgtagatggataaattagtgaggttgcattatggaggccgtattgttaggacaagagatgatagtttggaatttctagacatgtgtgaggagttgttgattttttctgaaacac harbors:
- the LOC136515941 gene encoding uncharacterized protein At5g03900, chloroplastic-like encodes the protein MSWMMKGAVVVSDAMEGNILYRFPSLQRTASSKSGRSREYVGTKWSAMFSGIEKYLEEKPWKFSKANASEKAMVAGLGGLNLFGVIILGNLLKQMTVTPSGLISFAAQLYPLLQIYAGSFFAIPLFRWFLLRKTNNNIRKRNKAREQRAQELVSPDSSLRRKDGFVAFTETL
- the LOC136515942 gene encoding transcription factor RF2b-like, whose amino-acid sequence is MEGDGRARLPDLRARWASEKARSNPRDPRRPLLLSLPSPGHRHRWARSEVAFRLPNDLGLGGSGGGPDGNAFDEIGSEDDLFSTFMDIEKISSFGPSNRDRDGAAETSSPQRPKHRHSSSVDGSGLFFSPGIGGGAGKDAAASLAEVMEAKKAMTPEQLAELAAIDPKRAKRYCILDRGNPSISLVTITMRQ